AGAACGGCGGTCTTGAGCCCCGAGAACGAAAATTCATAATCGGGCACGGTGCTCACGGGGAATTTCACGAATGATGAATCGCCGTCTCCGGCCAGTTTTTCGATAACCGGCCCTCCCGGATAGCCGAGACCGAGCAGCTTAGCCACCTTGTCAAATGCCTCTCCCGCGGCATCGTCACGGGTCGAGCCGATGACATCGTATTCGAGCGGCTCACGCATGACCACGAGTTCGGTATGCCCGCCCGAAACGACTAGAACGAGGAGCGGATATCCGGGAACGGGCTGGTCGATAAAATTGGACATGATGTGTCCCTCGATATGGTGCACGCCGATCATGGGAATATTCCGCGACAGCGAAAGACCTTTTGCAACGCTTACCCCGACCAGGAGTGATCCGACAAGACCCGGTCCGGCGGTAACAGCGATACCGTCCACATCATCGAGTGAAAGCTCCGCCATGGAAAGCGCCCGGTCGATGACGGGAAGTATGAGTGTCAGGTGCGCCCTGCTGGCGAGCTCGGGAACTACGCCGCCGAATTCGAGATGTTCGAGCTGGGATGACACAAGGGACGACAGAAGTCCCCGATCGGTGCTGTAAACGGCGGCGGAAGTATCATCGCAGGATGTTTCAATACCGAGAACGTTCACGTAATACCTTTATGTGCGAGGTGTACCGACAGGCCCGTTAACCTTTTTCCGGGTTTACGGTGAATCGTACAAACTCAGGGATAAGCGTGACATCGAGACCTTCCGGAAAGATAATCTCCGGTCGTACGAGATTTTCGCCCTGAGCTGTCAGTTCGAGATATGTCTGGTATCGTAAGGTTACCAGAATATCGTCGGGTTTCAGTTTCGACACGATCGATTCGGGCCCTTTTACATCGACAGAAAACGATTCAGGAGTGAAATCCGGGAGGTTTTTCCTCGGGAAACTCTTGAGCGTAAGGGGTATATTGACAAATACTTTCTGGGCAAACGGTTCAAAGGTAAAAGAAAGCTCAACTACCTCGGGATTCAAGGAAACAAGATTACCGAATTCGGTTCCGACACTGGCTTTAAGAACGGTATCTTTCAATGAAATCTTGTTACGTTCCATGGACACGATTCTGACCGATTTTATGACAGCAAGGGTATCCTCGGGTCCCTGTACCACGATAAATTGAGGTCTTACCCTCGGTTTACCGACAATTACATACCCTTTTTCCAGTTGATACGGAGGAAGGCTGTCCGTATTGACGGGGATATTACGGGTAATTACCCTGTCGATCTCGATAGGGAAAAATGCCTTGTCAAGAATGCTCTGAACCTCTAAGCTCCCGTCGTCCGAAACATTGATATTAGTTTTATCGAGCTCGATCTGGTGTTTCCCTTTTGTAAGCCCGGTCAGATACACGAGGGCATAGTATTTCCCCGGATCCCGCATCCTCATGAGGCTGAAAGGCAGGAGCGATTTCCCCGAACCCTCGATCAATACCAGAACCCTGCCGGGGTATTGCCCGGTTACGACAAATCCCTCCGACGGCCCGATATATTTGATAGGCAGATCAACTTTGTATGTAAATGGCGCATTCAGAGACACGCCCAGCCATAACACCAAAGCGAACATCAGGCTTGCGATCTTTGCCGTCATATTGGACCCGGTTATTGTTACTTTCACACCCCATTCCCATGGTTATCATCGTGCATAATCATTTTCCCGACATGCCGATTGAACGTCCCAGGCTGATTTCACCGTTATCGATCCTGAGATTATACCCGCAATCAGGATTTGTACAGACCCAGGCTTTAAACATGATGGACGAGCCTTCCCTGCCATAATCGGACAGCGGAACGAGAATACCCTTCTCACATTTCAGACATTTCGGCAGTTCCATGATCATTTTTCCCCCAACCTCTCACTCCGGTTAAACAATGCCTTTAGACACCCTGACACATAAGTTCTTTCTTCTTATCAGTAACATACTGATGGGCAAGCCGTGTCGGTTCGGGCAGACGGTACTTTCCGACAAGCGACATGACCATTTCCCGTGCGCCCTTGATACTGAATCCGTTTCCCGGAGACACATAGACAGGCTTTACGTTATCACGGGTTCTGAGACAAATACCGACAATTTCGTCATGATAGACAATTTCGGTCCAGCTGCCTTTACCCTGCAAGGGTTCATCGCATCTGCCGCAGAGGCGCGATTTCGCACAACCGACCGAAGGTATTCCGGTCAACACACCCATGTGGGATGCAAGGCCGATACCTCTCGGATGGGCAATCCCGCACCCGTCATACAGCATGACGCCCGGACGGTTATTGAGTTCCCCGAGAGCCGCAAGAACCGCAGGTCCCTCACGGAATGAAAGAAATCCCGGAACGTACGGAAAAGCTGTCGGGACAGCCGCATATACGCTCTCGACAACGTTTCCACCGGAGGTATCGATGATGACGATACCTGCAAGAGCAATTAGTTCCGATGTCCTGATTTTTTCACCGGGCAGTTCCCCTCCGCTTTCCTCACCACATCCGCCGGATTTTTCGGAGACTTCGACAGGATAAGGAGAAGAACCGGAAGGTTTCTTCAGAAACGCGACATCGGCGCCGCCCACCAGTGAAACTCCGCTGATATCAACAACGTTGTCAAGAACCACAAGTTTCCGGAGCATATTCTGAATTTCGAGAGCCTCGTTTATAGAGACATCAAACGAGTGCATGGGATACACGTAATCTCCGCTCCTTCAATCATACCGTGTGAAACCGGGCGGATTCACTGAGGCGCCGGCGCAACGGCCTCGATGACTGCAAACCACCCGGATCGATAGTCGAAAGATATGTGCACCCGGTTCCCATGTCAATATATTTATGGTTGATGATTTTACTCCCGGAGTATTCATTTTCACGCTGTTTTTCCGGTATCAGGAACTGCTCCTATCCCTGATTCTTATCTCAAATAGGGGAATAGGGGAGGAGTGAATTAATCCGCTTATTCATGACTTTACACTTTTTTTCTACACTCACCCCCATATCTCCTATCCCCCGCAGCGTGTGGGCGAAGGGGAGCCTCAATCCGGGCGTGGGTAATGGCTCCCTCTCCCATTCATGAAAGAGAAGATAAAGGGGTGAGGGAATACAACACTTCAAAGATTTCAAACATTGATAAATTCTTTTGACATTAATGGTTACTGTTATTACATTACAATTATAATGGAACGTTTTTTTACATGAAACGTTATGAATTATAGTACAAACCAATATTTTCCACAATGAGCGGGATTTTATTACATCGGGGAATACTATTATGAAAAGAAGGGATTTCATTAAAACATCTGCGGCAGCAGGATTGACCGGTTTCATCGCTACAAGCTGTTCCGCACCCATGAGACGACCGCCGAAGAGGACATCGGGGCCTGGATTCGATGTCCACCCGTTTATCCGGGAACATCCGGAAGCGGTTTTTATCACGTATACTGACATCGAATCGAAAAAGGATACCGACGCTATCCGTAACGCCGGAAACAGGCTGGCCCGGGAAATCATCGTGAAATCAAAATCGGGCGGATACCCGTTTTCACAGAGAATCACGGTAAAACCCAACTGGACATCGGCAGGACCGCAGGATGGCAAACCGGTCTATGAAAAGCTCGGGATCAACACCGATCCCAACTTTATCGAGGGCTGGGTTCAGGGCATGAGGGAAGCCGGTCCCCAGCAGTATTTCATCCGTGAATGCTGCTGTCCGCAGCAGTGGGAGCCGATGGGATGGAAGGCGATGTGCGAGCGGGCTAACATCGACCTCCGCGATCTGTCATCTCAGAATTTCTGGGAGCTCGGCCCGAACGATATCAACTTTATCCAGATTCCCCACGGTGTCGTGTTCGACAAGATGGGATTCATGTCCCCCATGAACGAGCCTGACACTTTTCTCTGCAATATCGCCAAGAACAAATCCCATGCCATGGGTATCACCGCTACGATAAAAAATCTCCAGGGAATCACCGGCAGGCGATTCCACCAGTATTGCACGGCGCACAACATGGTGCGAAAAAGATTCGAGGAGCCCTATCGGGCATTTTTAAAGAAGGATTTTGAAAAACATATCGAGACACTCTATGCCGAACACCTGAAGGAGGGTATCCCGCGCTGGGAAAAACCCGAATCGCTGGAGCACAACGGTATCTGGATGGAACAGTGGGTCCAGCGAATGCTCGACTCGTACAGCGTCACCCCGACCGGTATCTGTGTCATCGAGGCAATCTACAGCCAGGACGGCAACGGATTCGGTTCCGGCCCGTTCGAGCCGCTCGGAGATTATAAGGTTACAAGCCGCGATTACATGACCAATTTCATCCTGTTCGGAATAGACCCGTTCCGGCTCGACATCATCGCCCACTGGCTTGACGGTCATGAGCCGGGGAACTTCGGGCTTTTCCATATCGGCATCGAGCGTGGTCTCTCGAATGTGCTCGATCCCCACGATATTCCCATATATGTCTGGAAGGACGGCAAGGCCGAACTGGTGAAGCTCGACAGCGTTAAACGTCACCCGCTGCTGACGTACTTCCTCACAAAGGATTATAACGGCGGCACAGAGCCGAAATATCACCTCTGCGACGAACCGTTCAATTACTCCGCGTGGAAGGCTGGGGCAAAGTCGGCGGATTGCAGGCCGACTGTCCGTCAGCTCGGAAGGGACGCCCGGAACAATGTCATCCTCGACCTTACGCTTCCCGAACGGGAATACGTGAATATTAGAATTCACGACCGTGACGGCACCGTGGTGGGAAGTCTGCTTGCTGACAAACTCGATGCGGGAACGCACGAGCTTGTCTGGGACGGGTTCGCGTCCCCCGGCCTGTACAATGTATATGTCAAGGGAATGGGCTGGGATGCGGCACAGCAGATCGTAACATATTCTTAACCCGATTAAGCGGATTTACGCGGATTTGTTATTTATATCTTTTTTGTGAACGATTAGTGATTATTACCCGATTATTAAAAAGTGACATCGGATGTCGTCATGCCGAATTTGATTTGGCATCAATTCACAAAATTAGTATCATTATACATTCGCCGCAGCAATACTGAAGATAGTATTAATAATTTCTTATATCAGTTCGTGTCTTCGTGGTAAAAAGAATTTTTTAAATAATCTGAGTTAACAAATAGTGAAACAGTTAATTCCAAAAAAAACCGGGATTGATCGAAGTCCCGGTTTTTTTCAGCAGGCGGGCACAATGATAAACCGAAGAAGCTTTCTGAAAACAACTGCTCTGGCAGCCCCACTGGGACTCATGAGACCAGTCGAGATTCATGCGGTGCAGTCCGGGAAACCAGCGGGTTATTTCGGAGTCCATCCTTTTGTGGAAAATCACCCTGAAGCGGTTTTTATCATGTTTACTCATGTCGATGTCAAGACCAATTCCGAAGCTAACAAATCCGAAGGCGAACGTTTCTCCCGCTCGGTATTCATCCCCAGGGACAGTTCCGGCTTTCCCGCAAGCAATCTGATTCCCATCAAACCCAACATCACCGGCGGCGGCGGAAACACCTTCGACACCATGGGAATAATCACCGACCCGTTTTTCGTCGAGGGTGTCATCGAGGGCATGAAAGGGCTCGGAATCCAGGGTAAGCAGTTTCACCTCAGGGAAGTCAACTGCAAGGACTGGGAACACCATGTGTATTATCCGATTGCCCGCCGTACCGGGGCCGATCTCCACAACATGAACGGAAGGGTCAACGGGATAAATAACGAGCGGCTGGCCGACTGGACCAAAACTCCTGCGGTCATCAGCGATGACGAGCTCCAGTGGGTCGATGTCCCTAACGGCATGGTGTTCAGGAAAATCCCCTATCTCAGGCCGATAAACTCACCCGATACGTTTCTCCTCAACATTGCGAAATTCAAGGCGCACTCGATGGGGCTTACGCTCTGCTGCAAGAATTTTCAGGGAGCCGTCGCAAACGGGTATCAGCATTTCTGCCAGAAGATGAAGAGCGTCATGAATATGAGCCCCGAACACAGGAATCCCAATGTCGAAAAGGACATCGAGGCCAGCCTGAAACGGCATGTGGCGACACTTCCCCGGTGGAACCGGCCGGTCAAAAAGGATGACGACCCTTCGAGAACACCCGTCGATGTATACGATACCGTATGCCAGGAAATCTGGACGCACCGTACGCTGGACAGCCTTTCGGCAACGCGGTTCGGCCTCCATGTCGTCGAAGGCATCTACGCCCGCGACGGGAATTTCAGCCGCGGCCCGAATCCCGAGGGCAACGAGGATAATCCGAAGGGGAATGCATGGGACTACATGACCAATATCATCATTTTCGGCATGGACCCCTTCAGGATCGATATTGTCGGTAAATGGCTCGGAGGCCACGAACCCGGGAACTTCGGCCTCTTCCACATTGCAATGGAGCGGGGCATGCTCGATGTGCTCAATCCCATGAACGTACCAGTGTATCTCTGGGAAGACGGGCAGGCGGTGCCGAAACCGGTTACCTGGTTTACCCGTACGCCGCTCAGGAGCTATTACCTCCATAAAGATTTCGACGGCAGGAAGGAGCCGTTCTGGCACCTTGTCAACGAGCCGTTCGATTACGGCACGGTGACAGAGAAGAAGCCATCCTATCCATCGAAACCCGGAACCGGGGTATTTGCCCAGTGCTGCCCGACCGCATCATATCCCCTGCTTCCGATTGAATATGACCTGCCGGAAAAAGGCACTATGATGCTGGAGATCCTGAACAGCAAAGGGGAAACCGTGACAGTTCTCGTAAACGCCATCGCGGAGCGGGGATATTACATGGCTTCGTGGGATACGAGCACCTTCGAGTCGGGAACCTACGCGTACCGGTTCCGCTTCAACGATTACAGCGAAACGAGGGAGCTCGCTCTGAAGAAAAGCTGAGCGGTTTCGATGCTCCAGGATATAATAAAAACCGGGATGTTCTCTCCATCCCGGCTTTTTTTATAACCATTATTTTCTTACACTGTCACGCTCTATTCTCTCCATGCTTACCTGAGCATTTTCACTTCGAGGTCATCGAACCAGGTTGTCCCTTTCCCGACCTGCTGGAGGTAGAGCGACATGATGCTCGTATCCTTTGGCGGAGGACCGATACGGAGCGTCAGCTTTGTCCAGTCCTTCGTGCCGGTAATGCGCTCGGATCGTGCTATCGGCCATTCCGGGGTAATATTGGGCACATGGCAGCAGACGCCGATCGAAGCACCGGGACCTGCGACATCCTTCGTCCTTACCCAGCAGGTTATCTCGTAACCCTTGCAGGGAGTCCATGGTTCGGAAAAGTACCCCTGCCCCTCGCACATGGAATACCATGTGGAGATTCCCGGAGTGCTCTTTTCGATCTTGAGGGAGCACGACCCGGTATGGCCGGAGGTTTTATCCCACTCGGCGCCTTTTTCGTCCTGAGGCACCCAGAACCACGGGTCGATGTCGCCTTCATGGGGTTTTTCGACCGAAACGGCCTTTTCAAAACTGCTCACCGGCTCGTACATTGGCACCTCTTTGAGTCCGTTGAACTCGGTCGGCTTGACCGGCTGTATCACGGCGCTCCTGTCGAGCAGGCGGGCTCTGTCATAGGGGCACGGGACAAATCTGAAATGGAGGTTGATAGGTTTATAGAGTTCCTGCGGCGCAAGAGAACAGTTCATGTGAACATCATACCCCCATGGGCAGATACTGATGGAAGACCTGTCCGCGGTATCGTCGAGCATCTGAATTGCCGGATTGCCGTCCGGCTCGTATACAGCGGCGAATATGCCCTCCTTTTTCAGGAATATCCCCGATTTCTGCGACTGTGAAAAGTGGTTATGGGGTATGGCGACAATACGGTTGTCTCTGGATTCGAAAACATATTTCGAATACCGCCCTTTCCACATACCGGGAAAACGCTGCGCCGGTGCCGGGCAGTCCACGAACCACGGATCACAGTACTCGATTCCGACCGCGCTGTTTTTGTCGAGCGTTTCGGGATTGTTGATAATCCCGCGGTCCTGAAAGTCATAGACATATCCGTCGAGTGTACTGTCATACGTCACCGTAAGAACCCGTTTCACCTGTATCGCGTTCCATTCGTCCCTCACCGTAAAGGTGACCGTGAGTTTCTCGGTGCCGTCCCCCTCGACCGTAAGGCCATCGAGCACATCGGTGATGAATCCGCTGCATTTCCAGTAGAGCTGAACCGCCTTGACAAGGGGAATTCCCCCCGGTGTGAGCTTGAGGTGCTTGAGGAGAAGGGGCCGCGGAACAGCGCTGAAAAACATGAGGGCCTGCATGGGCTCGTTCATCGTGCTCTTGTCGAACTGGGCGATGGGATCGTTCCCGTCATAAATCCACTGCTCGTAATTCGCATCGCCACGTATCCGCCAGGTGAAAACGGGTTTATGTTCGGCTTTCGATTCGGATACCATTACAAAAAGGAGCGCAAGAAATATTCCGATACCGGTACACAGGGTACGCATGGTTCCTCCGGGAAGCAGGTTTCATATTTGAAAGTGATATTCGGTATGTCAAGGGAATAACTAATGTTCCGGAAGCGGTTTTGTCAAGTTCCGAGTTTTTTCTACTGGCAGAAACAGGATATATGAAATGAACAACCGGAGAAAACAAATTTCTTGTATCTTCCGGTGCGCTTTTTTATTATGCAACAGAAATATATATAACGGAATCACAAGAGGAGGTATATGCCATGCAATACCGTAAAATGGGTAAATGGGGGGTCAAGCTCAGCGCGATAGGACTCGGAAGCTATCTTACCATAGGGTATAAGCTCGATGACAAGACATCCCGCGACACCATCGTAAAGGCTTATGACGGCGGAATCAACTTTTTCGATACTTCGGATGCATACAACAAAGGCCAGGCAGAGCGGGTGCTCGGTACATATCTCTCGGAATTTCCCCGCGAATCGCTTTTCATCCTGACCAAGTGCTGGCTCAACATCACGGGTTTCGTGAACGGCGGCGGCCTTTCCGCAAAACATATCGTCGAGGCGTGCCATGCCAGCCTGAAACGTCTCAAAACCGATTACATCGACCTCTTCATGTGCCATCGCCCCGACCCCGGCACGCCGCTCGAAGAGACCATCCGGGCGCTTGAGGACCTCGCCCGTCAGGGTAAGATTTTTTAC
This sequence is a window from bacterium. Protein-coding genes within it:
- a CDS encoding endonuclease V — protein: MHSFDVSINEALEIQNMLRKLVVLDNVVDISGVSLVGGADVAFLKKPSGSSPYPVEVSEKSGGCGEESGGELPGEKIRTSELIALAGIVIIDTSGGNVVESVYAAVPTAFPYVPGFLSFREGPAVLAALGELNNRPGVMLYDGCGIAHPRGIGLASHMGVLTGIPSVGCAKSRLCGRCDEPLQGKGSWTEIVYHDEIVGICLRTRDNVKPVYVSPGNGFSIKGAREMVMSLVGKYRLPEPTRLAHQYVTDKKKELMCQGV
- a CDS encoding DUF362 domain-containing protein; this translates as MKRRDFIKTSAAAGLTGFIATSCSAPMRRPPKRTSGPGFDVHPFIREHPEAVFITYTDIESKKDTDAIRNAGNRLAREIIVKSKSGGYPFSQRITVKPNWTSAGPQDGKPVYEKLGINTDPNFIEGWVQGMREAGPQQYFIRECCCPQQWEPMGWKAMCERANIDLRDLSSQNFWELGPNDINFIQIPHGVVFDKMGFMSPMNEPDTFLCNIAKNKSHAMGITATIKNLQGITGRRFHQYCTAHNMVRKRFEEPYRAFLKKDFEKHIETLYAEHLKEGIPRWEKPESLEHNGIWMEQWVQRMLDSYSVTPTGICVIEAIYSQDGNGFGSGPFEPLGDYKVTSRDYMTNFILFGIDPFRLDIIAHWLDGHEPGNFGLFHIGIERGLSNVLDPHDIPIYVWKDGKAELVKLDSVKRHPLLTYFLTKDYNGGTEPKYHLCDEPFNYSAWKAGAKSADCRPTVRQLGRDARNNVILDLTLPEREYVNIRIHDRDGTVVGSLLADKLDAGTHELVWDGFASPGLYNVYVKGMGWDAAQQIVTYS
- a CDS encoding DUF362 domain-containing protein, which encodes MINRRSFLKTTALAAPLGLMRPVEIHAVQSGKPAGYFGVHPFVENHPEAVFIMFTHVDVKTNSEANKSEGERFSRSVFIPRDSSGFPASNLIPIKPNITGGGGNTFDTMGIITDPFFVEGVIEGMKGLGIQGKQFHLREVNCKDWEHHVYYPIARRTGADLHNMNGRVNGINNERLADWTKTPAVISDDELQWVDVPNGMVFRKIPYLRPINSPDTFLLNIAKFKAHSMGLTLCCKNFQGAVANGYQHFCQKMKSVMNMSPEHRNPNVEKDIEASLKRHVATLPRWNRPVKKDDDPSRTPVDVYDTVCQEIWTHRTLDSLSATRFGLHVVEGIYARDGNFSRGPNPEGNEDNPKGNAWDYMTNIIIFGMDPFRIDIVGKWLGGHEPGNFGLFHIAMERGMLDVLNPMNVPVYLWEDGQAVPKPVTWFTRTPLRSYYLHKDFDGRKEPFWHLVNEPFDYGTVTEKKPSYPSKPGTGVFAQCCPTASYPLLPIEYDLPEKGTMMLEILNSKGETVTVLVNAIAERGYYMASWDTSTFESGTYAYRFRFNDYSETRELALKKS
- the tsaD gene encoding tRNA (adenosine(37)-N6)-threonylcarbamoyltransferase complex transferase subunit TsaD; this translates as MNVLGIETSCDDTSAAVYSTDRGLLSSLVSSQLEHLEFGGVVPELASRAHLTLILPVIDRALSMAELSLDDVDGIAVTAGPGLVGSLLVGVSVAKGLSLSRNIPMIGVHHIEGHIMSNFIDQPVPGYPLLVLVVSGGHTELVVMREPLEYDVIGSTRDDAAGEAFDKVAKLLGLGYPGGPVIEKLAGDGDSSFVKFPVSTVPDYEFSFSGLKTAVL